In Thermomonas paludicola, the following are encoded in one genomic region:
- a CDS encoding ABC transporter permease, with protein MVAMQRFAAILLADLRARTRTPRFWVVLVGMMVAAWYCVPGPDAPLTVLMLWGGARGYYSSAWVGMVLAMAFNLLLNLGGFYLVRGTLVRDIETRVWQLLVATPMTRAGYLLAKWASHMLVFLVIIIACLGVGAVAQWLRAEDRTLDLIELAKPAILLTLPGLAMTAAAAIWFDLLPPLRRTAGNVLFFVLWTTALVVGVAGFEARSPVVREGWVSDAGGMLVAGRDFHRVREAQTGKPQQYGFSLMSPTPDSGIVRFDWRAWTVRPMDMVGRLFWLVLGMGGVLLAAPWLDRVAARTSAVDARARAPGLQLRWLDLALRPFARTAFGVLVVAELTACLRERRRWWWLALAGAMGLQAFGNASLMRTGLLLAWLLPLDVLAGGILRERDQRTGALVFASEGAVSRVLGSRVAVAVLLLFAATAPALARLLVSSPGGALMTGVVTLSIASCGIAFGAVFRSARPFELTLVALVYIALQGATVFDVSGVATGRLAAHLAAIVLAWIAIAVAWPRIARATR; from the coding sequence ATGGTCGCGATGCAGCGTTTCGCCGCCATCCTGCTGGCCGATCTGCGCGCGCGCACCCGCACGCCGCGTTTCTGGGTGGTGCTGGTCGGGATGATGGTCGCCGCGTGGTACTGCGTGCCGGGGCCGGATGCCCCGCTCACCGTGCTGATGCTGTGGGGCGGCGCACGCGGCTACTACTCCAGCGCCTGGGTGGGCATGGTGCTGGCGATGGCCTTCAATTTGCTGCTCAATCTTGGCGGTTTCTACCTGGTGCGCGGCACGCTGGTGCGCGACATCGAGACGCGCGTCTGGCAGCTGCTGGTGGCGACGCCGATGACGCGCGCGGGCTACCTGCTGGCGAAGTGGGCCAGCCACATGCTGGTGTTCCTCGTCATCATCATTGCCTGCCTCGGCGTGGGTGCCGTCGCGCAGTGGCTGCGCGCGGAGGACCGCACGTTGGACCTGATCGAACTGGCCAAGCCCGCCATCCTGCTCACGCTGCCCGGACTGGCGATGACTGCCGCCGCGGCCATCTGGTTCGATCTGTTGCCGCCGCTGCGGCGCACCGCGGGCAACGTGCTGTTCTTCGTGCTGTGGACGACTGCACTGGTGGTCGGCGTGGCGGGCTTCGAGGCCAGAAGCCCGGTCGTGCGTGAAGGCTGGGTCAGCGACGCGGGCGGGATGCTGGTGGCCGGGCGCGATTTCCATCGCGTGCGCGAGGCGCAGACCGGCAAGCCGCAACAGTATGGCTTCAGCCTGATGTCGCCAACACCGGACAGCGGTATCGTCCGCTTCGATTGGCGCGCGTGGACGGTGCGGCCGATGGACATGGTGGGCCGGCTGTTCTGGCTGGTGCTGGGCATGGGCGGCGTACTGCTTGCCGCGCCGTGGCTGGACCGCGTTGCAGCGCGCACGTCTGCTGTGGATGCACGGGCACGGGCGCCAGGACTGCAGCTGCGCTGGCTCGACCTGGCCCTGCGCCCCTTCGCACGCACGGCATTCGGCGTGCTGGTGGTGGCGGAGCTCACGGCCTGCCTGCGTGAACGCCGCCGCTGGTGGTGGCTGGCGCTGGCGGGGGCGATGGGGCTGCAGGCGTTCGGCAACGCCAGCCTCATGCGTACTGGCCTGCTGCTGGCCTGGCTGCTGCCGCTCGACGTGCTGGCGGGTGGCATCCTGCGCGAGCGCGACCAGCGCACCGGCGCGCTGGTATTCGCGAGCGAAGGCGCGGTGTCACGGGTGCTTGGGTCGCGCGTTGCGGTGGCGGTGTTGCTGCTGTTTGCTGCCACGGCGCCGGCACTGGCGCGCCTGCTGGTGTCGTCGCCGGGCGGGGCGTTGATGACAGGGGTCGTGACGCTGTCCATTGCGAGTTGCGGCATCGCATTCGGCGCGGTGTTCCGCAGCGCGCGGCCGTTCGAACTGACGCTGGTCGCGCTGGTGTACATCGCGCTGCAAGGGGCGACGGTGTTCGACGTGAGCGGGGTTGCAACGGGGAGGCTGGCGGCGCATCTGGCCGCAATCGTGCTGGCGTGGATCGCGATCGCCGTGGCCTGGCCGCGGATCGCGCGGGCAACCCGGTAG
- a CDS encoding YiiX/YebB-like N1pC/P60 family cysteine hydrolase yields MNTIAWRHRLLGCTCVAMVLSGCLARPVVRPTLHAGRAVQSQAIEQAVLATAKTGDWLVIRGYHATDTLVANATGIPLSHVAVYNQDLREVVGAEGKGVQREALSGFVARADRVLVIRPRWRSEDNAPRAWAAADALVGKGYDFLGTIGFSQPDRYYCSELAIHVYRPWWRGNERFPKVIKPGEMYLFGTILYDSLDREERDDGQQALSPG; encoded by the coding sequence ATGAACACAATCGCGTGGCGCCACCGGCTGCTGGGCTGCACTTGCGTGGCCATGGTGTTGTCTGGCTGTTTGGCGCGGCCCGTGGTGCGACCAACGTTGCATGCGGGGCGCGCTGTGCAATCGCAGGCGATTGAGCAGGCCGTGCTGGCAACGGCCAAGACGGGGGATTGGCTGGTGATCCGCGGCTACCACGCGACAGATACGCTGGTGGCCAACGCCACCGGCATCCCGCTCAGTCATGTAGCGGTGTACAACCAAGACCTGCGCGAAGTGGTGGGGGCGGAAGGCAAGGGCGTACAGCGCGAGGCCCTGTCCGGCTTCGTCGCGCGTGCGGATCGTGTGTTGGTGATTCGCCCGCGCTGGCGCAGCGAAGACAATGCGCCACGGGCCTGGGCTGCGGCGGACGCACTCGTGGGGAAGGGCTATGACTTCCTCGGCACCATCGGTTTCAGCCAACCGGATCGGTATTACTGCAGCGAACTGGCCATCCACGTCTATCGCCCGTGGTGGCGCGGCAACGAGCGTTTCCCGAAGGTGATCAAGCCCGGCGAGATGTACCTGTTCGGCACCATCCTGTACGACTCGTTGGATCGCGAAGAGCGTGACGATGGCCAGCAGGCGTTGTCACCCGGGTGA
- a CDS encoding TFIIB-type zinc ribbon-containing protein, protein MSNSASPPPVPPYTGPGSPQDVPPPPGSFPIDPASLPPPIRDELLAPDPVAIDTSAAELKDGLNRCPKCGATDIKQKPGSDLLICLYCRNEWHAQRVEEEFGLGEGLDQLEGTVIASGARDIAADAASVMTFKCTGCGAEVTVNTENAMTARCHWCRHVFGVNEQVANGAVPDAVLPFHIKKDDAVARIRQFVDKRRMFALKAFKEQFTPENVIGVYLPYMIVDGKASADVSGHGEILTRTYTQGSGDKKKTYYDADVYQVERHVDFTVDDLPLESSSERGNLDTGTNTNNIINTILPFDTKNAVKWNASYLSGFSSEKRDSGVEQLRPRLENQLLSIARAQVEASTSRYDRGVRWEQEGLSVHGTRWVSMYLPVWLYSYHQPGSNGGMLHYIAVNGRTGETMGSVPVQQWKLLLAALTVGSVLETIALMIVGNT, encoded by the coding sequence ATGTCCAATTCCGCTTCTCCACCCCCGGTGCCGCCCTATACCGGCCCGGGGTCGCCGCAGGATGTGCCGCCACCACCGGGCAGCTTCCCGATCGACCCGGCCAGTTTGCCGCCACCGATCCGCGATGAGCTGCTGGCGCCCGACCCGGTCGCCATCGACACGTCTGCCGCCGAACTCAAGGACGGCCTGAACCGCTGCCCGAAATGCGGCGCGACCGACATCAAGCAAAAGCCGGGCAGCGATCTGCTGATCTGCCTGTACTGCCGCAACGAATGGCACGCGCAGCGGGTGGAGGAGGAGTTCGGCCTGGGCGAAGGCCTCGACCAGCTCGAAGGCACCGTGATCGCGTCGGGTGCGCGCGACATCGCCGCCGACGCCGCCAGCGTGATGACCTTCAAATGCACCGGCTGCGGCGCCGAGGTCACGGTCAATACCGAAAACGCGATGACCGCGCGCTGCCATTGGTGCCGCCACGTGTTCGGGGTCAATGAGCAGGTGGCGAACGGCGCGGTGCCCGACGCGGTATTGCCCTTCCACATCAAGAAGGACGACGCAGTCGCGCGCATTCGCCAGTTCGTGGACAAGCGACGCATGTTCGCGCTGAAGGCATTCAAGGAACAGTTCACGCCCGAGAACGTGATTGGCGTCTACCTGCCGTACATGATCGTGGATGGCAAGGCCAGCGCCGACGTGAGCGGCCACGGCGAGATCCTGACGCGCACCTACACGCAGGGCAGCGGCGACAAGAAAAAGACCTACTACGATGCCGACGTGTACCAGGTGGAGCGGCACGTGGACTTCACCGTGGACGATCTTCCGCTGGAATCCTCCAGCGAACGCGGCAACCTGGACACCGGCACCAATACCAACAACATCATCAACACGATCCTGCCGTTCGACACCAAGAACGCGGTGAAGTGGAACGCGTCCTACCTCTCGGGTTTCAGCTCCGAGAAACGCGACAGCGGCGTGGAGCAACTGCGGCCGCGCCTGGAAAACCAGTTGCTGTCGATCGCCCGCGCCCAAGTCGAAGCCTCGACGAGCCGCTACGACCGTGGCGTGCGCTGGGAGCAGGAAGGTCTCAGCGTGCACGGGACGCGCTGGGTGTCCATGTACCTGCCGGTCTGGCTGTATTCCTATCACCAGCCGGGCAGCAACGGCGGCATGCTGCACTACATCGCGGTGAACGGCCGCACCGGCGAGACGATGGGCAGCGTACCGGTGCAGCAGTGGAAGCTGCTGCTGGCCGCGCTCACCGTTGGCAGCGTCCTCGAAACCATTGCACTGATGATCGTGGGGAACACCTGA
- a CDS encoding SPFH domain-containing protein produces the protein MGLVQAVAGAVGGMLGDQWKDFHTIPDGLPATAALFAAVPHGTNAGRGANTHGSSNIITNGSKIIVPEGYGLLLFQDGKITGFAAEPGGYEWRSDDLNSKSIFAGDGLVDSLIKQSWERFKFGGQPGSQQAAFFVSLKELPDNRFGTQSEIYWDDGFLNTQVGAVTRGSYTMKIVDPILFVKNFVPASYLQPGQVFDFTDLDNAAASQLFNEVVGSLAPAFSLYTNDPGKGNRITKLQQDSLGFAKSLSDAVENGYQWKSDRGLAIVKTAIISIEYDANTRELLKTVQRADALSGARGNSNLQASVAQGMQSAGENSGAAGMMGLGMASGMMGGIASMQQPVAPATPAADDPVAKLKKAKEMLDLGLITQTDYDALKAKALGL, from the coding sequence ATGGGTCTTGTTCAAGCAGTAGCGGGTGCCGTCGGCGGAATGCTCGGCGACCAATGGAAGGATTTCCACACCATTCCAGACGGGCTTCCGGCAACGGCAGCGCTGTTCGCTGCGGTGCCACACGGCACCAATGCAGGCCGCGGCGCCAATACACACGGATCTTCGAACATCATCACCAATGGCTCGAAGATCATCGTTCCCGAAGGCTACGGCCTGCTGCTGTTCCAGGACGGCAAGATCACCGGCTTCGCGGCCGAACCGGGCGGGTACGAATGGCGTTCGGATGACCTCAACTCCAAGTCGATCTTCGCTGGCGATGGCCTCGTCGATTCGCTGATCAAGCAGAGCTGGGAGCGTTTCAAGTTTGGCGGCCAGCCGGGGTCGCAGCAGGCGGCGTTCTTCGTCTCGCTGAAGGAGCTGCCGGACAACCGCTTCGGCACCCAGTCCGAAATCTATTGGGACGACGGATTCCTCAACACCCAGGTTGGCGCGGTGACGCGCGGCTCCTACACGATGAAGATCGTCGACCCGATCCTGTTCGTGAAGAACTTCGTGCCGGCCTCGTATTTGCAGCCCGGCCAGGTCTTCGATTTCACCGACCTCGACAATGCCGCCGCCAGCCAACTGTTCAACGAAGTGGTGGGGTCGCTGGCACCCGCCTTCAGCCTGTACACGAATGACCCAGGCAAGGGCAACCGCATCACCAAGCTGCAACAGGACTCACTCGGTTTTGCCAAGAGCCTGTCCGATGCGGTCGAGAACGGCTACCAGTGGAAATCGGATCGCGGCCTGGCCATCGTCAAAACCGCGATCATTTCGATTGAATATGACGCCAACACGCGGGAACTGCTGAAGACCGTGCAGCGCGCCGATGCACTGTCGGGTGCGCGCGGCAATTCCAATTTGCAAGCCAGCGTCGCGCAGGGCATGCAGTCTGCGGGCGAAAACAGCGGCGCGGCCGGCATGATGGGGCTGGGCATGGCGTCGGGCATGATGGGCGGCATCGCCAGCATGCAGCAGCCGGTTGCGCCAGCCACCCCGGCGGCGGACGACCCGGTTGCCAAGTTGAAGAAAGCCAAGGAGATGCTCGACCTCGGCCTGATCACCCAGACCGATTACGACGCGCTCAAAGCCAAGGCGCTGGGCCTGTAA
- a CDS encoding DUF6164 family protein, whose product MPKLLLNLRNVPDDEADDVRALLDANAIAHYDTKPSMWGISVGGIWVTDDAAFADARRAMADYQRQRGARAREEYAAAKRAGTAETFSSVLRAEPGRVALIVLAILFLLGLMALPVILLYGQL is encoded by the coding sequence ATGCCCAAGCTGCTGCTCAACCTGCGCAACGTGCCCGACGATGAAGCCGACGACGTGCGTGCGTTGCTCGATGCGAACGCGATCGCCCACTACGACACCAAGCCCAGCATGTGGGGGATTTCAGTAGGTGGAATCTGGGTGACCGACGATGCGGCGTTTGCCGACGCCAGGCGTGCGATGGCCGACTACCAGCGGCAGCGTGGTGCCCGCGCCCGCGAGGAATACGCGGCCGCCAAGCGCGCAGGCACTGCGGAAACGTTCAGCAGCGTGCTGCGCGCCGAGCCGGGACGCGTTGCGCTGATCGTGCTGGCCATCCTCTTCCTGTTGGGGCTGATGGCGCTGCCGGTGATCTTGTTGTACGGCCAGCTGTGA
- a CDS encoding polymer-forming cytoskeletal protein, which produces MAIWKDPTPAPKSAEPARFDPPAPAELLQMQTPAPVRAVETAARESVIAADLAIEGKIEGSGHVRIAGKFKGDIKVQGNLGIDQGAKVSGAVSASKVTLAGELDGNILSAQQVELLPSGAISGDLKAGSLTVAAGARIRGQVDCGWGKDDKPASKPEIGSVA; this is translated from the coding sequence ATGGCCATCTGGAAAGACCCGACTCCGGCACCCAAGAGCGCCGAACCCGCCCGTTTCGACCCGCCCGCGCCAGCCGAGTTGCTGCAAATGCAGACCCCCGCCCCAGTTCGCGCGGTGGAGACCGCCGCGCGCGAATCGGTGATTGCCGCCGACCTGGCCATCGAAGGCAAGATCGAGGGCAGTGGCCATGTCCGCATTGCCGGCAAGTTCAAGGGTGACATCAAGGTGCAGGGCAATCTGGGCATCGACCAGGGCGCCAAGGTGTCGGGCGCCGTCTCCGCCAGCAAGGTGACGCTGGCCGGCGAGCTGGACGGCAACATCCTGTCCGCGCAACAGGTCGAGCTGCTGCCCAGCGGCGCCATCAGTGGTGACCTCAAGGCCGGCAGCCTGACCGTCGCCGCCGGCGCGCGCATTCGCGGCCAGGTGGACTGTGGCTGGGGCAAGGACGACAAGCCCGCGTCGAAGCCGGAGATCGGCAGCGTCGCATGA
- a CDS encoding carboxyl transferase domain-containing protein yields MPALISQIDPRSQDFLDNAAFHRELVAELDRRLARAADGGGEKARARHAGRGKLLPRERIDALLDPGSPFLEIAPLAAEGMYDDAAPAAGMICGIGRVMGQEVVIVANDATVKGGTYFPMTVKKHLRAQEIARENRLPCVYLVDSGGAFLPLQDEVFPDKEHFGRIFYNQARMSAENIPQIAVVMGSCTAGGAYVPAMCDESIIVKEQGTIFLGGPPLVKAATGEVVDAETLGGADVHTSISGVADHFAEDDRHALQIARDIVGTFNRRKVLPVAARPVREPLYPADELYGIVPKDARRPFDIREVIARITDGSELQEFKARYGKTLITGFAHLHGYPVGIIANNGILFAESALKGAHFIELCNQRGIPLVFLQNITGFMVGKKYEQAGIAKDGAKMVTAVACSHVPKFTVVIGGSFGAGNYAMCGRAYGARFLWMWPNARISVMGGEQAASVLATVKRDGIEAKGGVWTPEEEDLFKAPLRQQYEDQGNPYYASARLWDDGIIDPADTRRVLGLGLSASLNAPIEDRTRFGVFRM; encoded by the coding sequence ATGCCCGCTCTCATCTCGCAGATCGATCCTCGCTCGCAGGACTTCCTCGACAACGCCGCCTTCCACCGCGAACTGGTGGCGGAACTCGACCGCCGGCTGGCCCGCGCAGCCGATGGCGGCGGCGAGAAGGCCCGCGCCAGGCACGCTGGGCGCGGCAAGCTGCTGCCGCGCGAGCGCATCGACGCCCTGCTCGATCCGGGCTCGCCGTTCCTGGAGATCGCCCCGCTTGCCGCCGAGGGCATGTACGACGATGCCGCCCCGGCCGCCGGCATGATCTGCGGCATCGGCCGGGTGATGGGCCAGGAAGTGGTGATCGTGGCCAACGATGCCACCGTCAAGGGCGGCACCTATTTCCCGATGACGGTGAAAAAGCACCTGCGCGCGCAGGAAATCGCCCGCGAGAACCGCCTGCCCTGCGTGTATCTGGTGGATTCCGGCGGCGCCTTCCTGCCGCTGCAGGACGAGGTGTTCCCGGACAAGGAGCACTTCGGTCGGATCTTCTACAACCAGGCGCGGATGAGCGCCGAGAACATCCCGCAGATCGCGGTGGTGATGGGGTCATGCACGGCGGGCGGCGCCTACGTGCCGGCGATGTGCGACGAATCCATCATCGTCAAGGAACAGGGCACCATCTTCCTCGGCGGCCCGCCGCTGGTGAAGGCCGCCACCGGCGAAGTGGTGGACGCCGAAACGTTGGGCGGCGCCGACGTGCACACCAGCATTTCTGGCGTCGCCGATCATTTTGCCGAGGACGACCGCCATGCGCTGCAGATCGCGCGCGATATCGTCGGCACGTTCAACCGCAGGAAGGTGCTGCCAGTGGCCGCCCGGCCGGTGCGCGAGCCGCTGTATCCAGCCGACGAGCTGTACGGCATCGTGCCCAAGGATGCGCGCCGGCCGTTCGACATCCGCGAGGTCATCGCCCGCATCACCGATGGCAGCGAACTGCAGGAGTTCAAGGCGCGCTACGGCAAGACCTTGATCACCGGCTTCGCCCATCTGCACGGCTACCCGGTCGGCATCATCGCCAACAACGGCATCCTGTTCGCGGAGAGCGCGCTCAAGGGCGCGCACTTCATCGAGCTGTGCAACCAGCGCGGCATCCCGCTGGTGTTTTTGCAGAACATCACCGGCTTCATGGTCGGCAAGAAATACGAACAGGCCGGGATTGCAAAAGACGGCGCCAAGATGGTGACGGCGGTGGCGTGCAGCCATGTGCCCAAGTTCACCGTGGTGATCGGCGGCAGCTTCGGCGCCGGCAACTACGCCATGTGCGGCCGCGCCTACGGCGCCCGCTTCCTGTGGATGTGGCCGAACGCGCGGATCAGCGTGATGGGCGGCGAGCAGGCGGCCAGCGTGCTGGCCACGGTCAAGCGCGACGGCATCGAGGCCAAGGGCGGCGTATGGACGCCCGAGGAGGAAGACCTGTTCAAGGCACCGCTGCGCCAGCAGTATGAAGATCAGGGCAATCCCTACTACGCCAGCGCCCGGCTGTGGGACGACGGCATCATCGACCCGGCCGACACCCGCCGGGTGCTGGGGCTGGGGCTGTCGGCCTCGCTCAACGCGCCGATCGAGGATCGCACCCGCTTCGGCGTGTTCCGCATGTGA
- the rlmD gene encoding 23S rRNA (uracil(1939)-C(5))-methyltransferase RlmD gives MARLDQTPKTLDIHGLSHDGRGVARWPEGHPQAGKAVFVAGALLGETVSVQQTARSKQFDEARTLQVITASADRVEPRCPHFGVCAGCVLQHLAEDRQIEYKQQALLDNLQRIGHVTPNAVLPPLRADSWGYRRKGRLSVRRVEKKDKTLVGFRELDPRFVADLRECHTVVPQIGFKLDLLCALVDGMDARRDIPQIEFIAGDAAVALVFRHLQPLSEADQAKLLAFGAAQGFSIFLQPGGNDSVHPLAGEAPTLSFRLPQWDIELVFRPLDFIQVNAKLNEAMIARTLELLDVQPGERVLDLFCGLGNFTLPLARMAGDGAVMGVEGDAGLVQRARDNAARNGLANVQFHAADLAKDLLGQPWLKAGFDKLLLDPARAGAIEVLRQLPLKGLKRIVYVSCHPGSLARDAGYLVNECGWTLRAAGVMDMFPHTAHVESIAVFDPPKKG, from the coding sequence GTGGCCCGCCTCGATCAAACCCCCAAGACTCTCGACATCCACGGCCTCAGCCACGATGGCCGTGGCGTGGCCCGTTGGCCGGAAGGCCACCCTCAGGCGGGCAAGGCGGTATTCGTGGCCGGCGCGTTGCTGGGCGAAACCGTCAGCGTGCAGCAGACCGCGCGCTCGAAGCAGTTCGACGAGGCCAGGACCTTGCAGGTCATCACGGCATCGGCCGACCGAGTCGAGCCGCGGTGCCCGCATTTCGGCGTGTGCGCGGGCTGCGTGTTGCAGCACTTGGCCGAAGATCGGCAGATCGAGTACAAGCAGCAGGCGCTGCTGGACAATCTGCAGCGCATCGGCCACGTCACGCCGAACGCGGTGCTGCCGCCGCTGCGTGCCGATAGCTGGGGGTATCGGCGCAAGGGGCGGTTGTCGGTGCGGCGAGTCGAGAAGAAAGACAAGACCCTGGTCGGTTTCCGCGAACTGGACCCGCGCTTCGTGGCCGACCTGCGCGAATGCCACACCGTGGTGCCGCAGATCGGTTTCAAGCTGGACCTGCTGTGCGCGCTGGTGGATGGCATGGACGCGCGCCGCGACATCCCGCAGATCGAGTTCATCGCCGGCGATGCCGCGGTTGCCCTGGTGTTTCGCCATTTGCAGCCGTTGTCGGAGGCCGATCAGGCGAAGCTGCTTGCGTTCGGCGCGGCGCAGGGCTTTTCGATCTTCCTGCAGCCGGGCGGCAACGACTCGGTGCATCCGCTCGCTGGCGAGGCGCCAACGCTCTCCTTCCGCCTGCCGCAGTGGGACATCGAACTGGTGTTCCGGCCGCTGGATTTCATCCAGGTCAATGCCAAGTTGAACGAAGCGATGATCGCCCGCACGCTGGAACTGCTGGACGTGCAGCCGGGCGAGCGCGTGCTGGACCTGTTCTGCGGGCTGGGCAATTTCACCCTGCCGCTGGCGCGGATGGCCGGCGACGGCGCGGTGATGGGCGTGGAAGGCGATGCCGGGCTGGTGCAGCGCGCGCGCGACAACGCTGCCCGCAATGGGCTTGCCAACGTGCAGTTCCACGCCGCCGACCTGGCCAAGGATCTGCTCGGCCAGCCCTGGCTCAAGGCCGGGTTCGACAAGCTGCTGCTGGACCCGGCCCGCGCCGGGGCGATCGAGGTGCTCAGGCAGCTGCCGCTCAAGGGCCTCAAGCGCATCGTGTATGTCAGCTGCCACCCCGGCTCGCTGGCGCGCGATGCTGGCTATCTGGTCAATGAATGCGGCTGGACGCTGCGCGCCGCAGGGGTGATGGACATGTTCCCGCACACCGCGCACGTGGAATCCATCGCCGTGTTCGATCCGCCGAAGAAAGGCTGA
- a CDS encoding CYTH domain-containing protein, whose protein sequence is MGIEIERKFLPINAGWRAGAHTSVAMAQGYLNDVATVDSGAMQASVRVRIEGEAAFLNIKSRELGARRQEFEYAIPVDEAQALLALCVGGRIEKRRHYVEHAGHLWEIDEFFGDNAGLVVAEIELRSDDEAFARPAWLGAEATHAPRYYNLALASRPFARWSEDERLARDLYEGH, encoded by the coding sequence ATGGGCATCGAGATCGAACGCAAGTTCTTGCCGATCAATGCCGGGTGGCGCGCCGGGGCGCACACCTCCGTGGCGATGGCGCAGGGGTATTTGAACGATGTCGCGACGGTGGACAGCGGCGCGATGCAGGCGTCGGTGCGCGTGCGCATCGAGGGCGAGGCGGCCTTCCTCAACATCAAGTCGCGCGAACTTGGCGCGCGCCGGCAGGAGTTCGAATACGCGATCCCGGTGGACGAGGCGCAGGCGCTGCTGGCGCTGTGCGTGGGCGGGAGGATCGAGAAGCGCCGCCATTACGTGGAACACGCGGGGCATCTGTGGGAAATCGACGAATTCTTCGGCGACAACGCCGGCCTGGTGGTGGCTGAAATCGAACTGCGCAGCGACGATGAGGCGTTCGCCCGCCCCGCCTGGCTGGGTGCGGAGGCGACGCATGCGCCGCGCTACTACAATCTGGCGCTGGCCTCGCGCCCTTTCGCGCGGTGGTCCGAGGATGAACGGCTGGCGCGCGATCTCTACGAAGGACACTAG
- the nagZ gene encoding beta-N-acetylhexosaminidase, with amino-acid sequence MLQIGIAGHQLGARERDWLQHDACAGVVLFARNFASRAQIAELCRAIREAAPRPQLISVDQEGGRVQRFRDGYSALPALHGFEALYLRDPEAALALAREHAWLMASEVRASGVDMSFAPVVDLARGNRAIGDRAFSQDPQIVAAFTRAYVAGMHEAGMAATLKHFPGHGSVLEDTHFDRAVDGRSLDAMRSTDLVPFVAGIAAGADAVMMAHITYPQVALEPAGYSPRWIGELLRGPPSEGGMGFRGVVFSDDIGMAAAHSVGGIKARIDAHLDAGCDVVLVCHPQQVDEALAAVSGRALNTMALTGLLGRGVRGWDGLLADARRAAVQASLVDVRAPALQTDALSGAINVGDVA; translated from the coding sequence ATGCTGCAGATCGGGATTGCCGGGCATCAGCTCGGCGCACGCGAGCGCGATTGGTTGCAACACGATGCCTGCGCGGGGGTGGTGCTGTTTGCGCGCAACTTCGCCTCCAGGGCGCAGATCGCCGAGCTGTGCCGGGCGATTCGCGAAGCCGCGCCGCGCCCGCAGCTGATCAGCGTGGACCAGGAAGGCGGGCGCGTGCAGCGCTTCCGCGACGGCTACAGCGCGCTTCCGGCCTTGCACGGATTCGAGGCGCTGTATCTGCGCGATCCCGAGGCGGCGCTGGCACTCGCCCGCGAGCACGCCTGGCTGATGGCCAGCGAAGTGCGCGCCAGCGGCGTGGACATGAGCTTCGCCCCGGTGGTGGATCTGGCGCGCGGCAATCGCGCCATCGGCGACCGTGCATTTTCGCAGGACCCGCAGATCGTGGCCGCGTTCACCCGCGCCTATGTGGCAGGCATGCACGAGGCCGGCATGGCCGCCACGCTCAAGCATTTCCCCGGGCACGGGTCGGTACTGGAAGACACCCATTTCGACCGTGCGGTGGACGGCCGTTCGCTGGATGCGATGCGCAGCACGGACCTTGTTCCATTCGTTGCCGGCATTGCGGCAGGCGCCGATGCGGTGATGATGGCGCACATCACCTATCCGCAGGTCGCGCTCGAACCCGCCGGTTATTCGCCGCGCTGGATTGGCGAGCTGCTGCGTGGCCCGCCGTCCGAAGGTGGCATGGGGTTTCGCGGCGTGGTGTTTTCCGACGACATCGGGATGGCTGCGGCGCACTCGGTGGGCGGCATCAAGGCGCGCATCGATGCCCATCTGGATGCCGGCTGCGACGTGGTGCTGGTCTGCCATCCGCAGCAGGTGGACGAGGCACTGGCGGCCGTGTCGGGCCGCGCACTCAATACGATGGCGCTCACCGGCCTGCTTGGCCGCGGGGTGCGTGGCTGGGACGGGCTGCTGGCCGACGCGCGTCGCGCGGCGGTGCAGGCGTCACTGGTGGACGTGCGCGCACCGGCGCTGCAGACCGACGCATTGTCGGGGGCGATCAACGTGGGAGATGTGGCATGA
- a CDS encoding hypoxanthine-guanine phosphoribosyltransferase — translation MTAPKLGDALATARLLFDRATLDAAIVRMAGDIRAAYADGEVPLFITVLNGGLPFAGQLGFALGELGLDLEFDYLHATRYRGQTSGSGLAWLHRPATPMRGRRVLLADDILDEGHTLLAVQQWCEDQGAAEVRIAVLAEKLHDRCVAGIRADHVGVQVPDAYVFGYGMDYHEQGRNLPAIYALGD, via the coding sequence ATGACGGCACCAAAACTGGGTGATGCGCTGGCGACCGCGCGTTTGCTGTTCGACCGCGCGACGCTGGACGCGGCCATCGTGCGGATGGCCGGCGACATTCGTGCCGCCTACGCCGACGGCGAGGTGCCGCTGTTCATCACCGTGTTGAACGGCGGGCTGCCGTTTGCCGGGCAGTTGGGCTTCGCGCTGGGTGAGCTCGGTCTCGACCTGGAGTTCGATTACCTGCACGCCACCCGCTATCGCGGGCAGACCAGCGGCTCTGGCCTCGCCTGGTTGCATCGCCCGGCCACGCCGATGCGCGGGCGCAGGGTGCTGCTGGCCGACGACATCCTTGATGAAGGCCACACGCTGCTGGCGGTGCAGCAGTGGTGCGAAGACCAGGGCGCCGCCGAGGTGCGCATCGCGGTGCTGGCGGAAAAACTGCACGACCGTTGCGTGGCCGGCATCCGCGCCGATCATGTGGGCGTGCAGGTGCCGGATGCGTATGTGTTCGGCTACGGCATGGACTATCACGAGCAGGGCCGGAACCTGCCGGCGATCTATGCGTTGGGCGATTGA